ggtcaccatgatcatgatcatgatggtcactatgacgttggtcgtgatggtcaccataatcgAAGTCATGATGGTCTTGATCGTCACTAGGATCATTCTCATAATGGTCATTattatcatggtcatgatggtcatgctggtcactatgatcttggtcatgatggtcaccatgatcatagtttcGATGGTCCCTATGACCATGGTTGTGATGGTTACTATAATCTTAGTCATGATGGTATTGAttgtcaccatgatcgtggttatGATAGTCACCAAAATCTGAGTCAtaatagtcaccatgatcatagttataatggtcatgatggtgactatgatcacggtcatgatggttaccatggtcatggtcatgatggtctcaatggtcaccatgaccaaaatcatgatggtcaccatgatcatagttttGATGGTCACTATGGCCATAGttatgatagtcaccatgataatggtcatgatggaAACTATGATCATAATCATGATGGTCtcaatggtcaccatgaacatggtcatgatggtcactatgactATGGTTatgacggtcaccatgatcacagtcatgatggtcactatgaccatggctatgacggtcaccatgatcacaGTCATGATGTTCTTGATcgtcaccatgatcgtggttatgatagtcaccataatCTAAGTCATAATAGTCACCATAATCATAGTTATAATGGTCATTATAGGCACTATGACGATGGTtgtgatggtcaccatgattatggtcatagTGGTCATTATAGTCACtgtgatcatagtcatgatggtctcaatggtcaccatgatcatagtcttGATGGTCACCCTAAACATAGttataatggtcaccatgatcatgcttatagtggtcatgatggtcaccataatcatagTTATGATTATCTTGAttgtcaccatgatcgtggtcatgatagtcagcATAATCTCAGTCATAATAGTCATTATAACCATGGTtatgatgatcatgatggtcaccatgaccgTGGACATATTGGTCACCTTGATTATGGCcattatggtcactatgatcatggttatgatggtctcaatggtcaccatgaacatggtcatgatagtcaccatgatcatagtcatgatggtcaccctGAACatagttatgatggtcaccatgatcatgcttatagtggttatgatggtcaccatgatcatagttatgattttcttgattgtcaccatgatcgtggtttTGATAGTCAGCCTAATCTCAGTCATAATAGTCACCATAACCAAGGTTATGATGATCATGATAGTGactatgattatggtcatgatggtcactatgatcatagttatgatggtcaccatgaccatggtcatgatcgtcaccatgataatggtcatgatggtctcaatggtaatggtcatgatggtctcaatggtcaccatgaacatggtcatgatggccactatgatcatagttaaGATAGTTactatgaccatggtcatgatagtcactatGAGCATGGTtttgatggtcactatgatcatggtcatgatggtcttattggtcaccatgaacatgatcatgatggtcactatgatcatagtttTGATAgttactatgatcatagttatgatggtcataatggtcaccatgaccatggtcgtgatggtcaccatgatcacgattatgatggtcaccatgaccatACTCATGATGGTcttaatggtcaccatgaacatGGTCTTGattgtcaccatgatcatggtaatAAAGGTCATTATGACCATTGctatgatagtcaccatgatcatggtcatgatggtcactatgatcatggttatgatagtCAGCATGATCACGGTCACgataattatgatcctgatggtcaccgtgatcatggttacGGTGGTCACCaagaccatggtcatgatagtcgtgagggtcaccatgatcgtggtcatgatggtcactaacatcatggtcataatgttcatgatgattaccatgatcatagtcatgatagtcaccataatCGAAGTCATGATGGTCTCGATAGTCACTAGGATCATGCTCATAATGGTCATTATTAtcttggtcatgatggtcatgctggtcactatgatcttggttatgatgatcaccatgatcatagttatgtcagtcaccataatcattgtcataatgaacaccatgatcgtggtcaagatggtcagcatgatcatggtcatgatggtcagcatgatcatggtcatgattgtcAACATTCCATGGATatgatagtcaccataatcatggttaTAAAGGTCATGATGTTCACCTAGACCATGGTtgtgatggtcactatgatcatggtcatgatgttcACCATGATCtcagtcatgatggtcaccatgatcatggtcatgatgataactatgatcatggtcatgatgatcactatgattatggtcatgatggtcttgATCGTCACTATGattgtggtcatgatggtcatggtCGTCACCACGATATTGATTATGATGATCACTATTGTCATGAttatgatagtcaccatgatcatggtcataataattagtatgatcatggttatgatggtcggATGGTCACCTAGACCATGGTtataatggtcactatgatcatggtcatgatagccACCATGATCTAAGtaatgatgatcaccatgatcatggttatgatagtCACTTTGATCAAGGTTATTATGTTCAACACGATAATGAttatgatggtcagcatgattatggtcaccaAGACCATGTTTATGATAGTCGTAATGGTCACCATGTTCATGGTTGCGATGGTCACTAcaattatggtcatgatgatcataatgatcatggtcatcaTGGCCACCATGAACATcgtcataatggtcatgatggacATGATGTTCAGAATAATCATAGACatcatggtcaccatgatcaacgtcataatgatcatgatggtcaccacaatcatggttatgatggacatcatggtcactatgatcatgttcatgatagttatttttatcatggtcatgatagccactatgatcatgatcatgatggtcagcatgatcatgatTATGATGGTCATCGTGATTTAAGTCATGATGGTTAGCTAGTTCATGGTCATTATAAACAActcgatcatggtcataatggacAACacgatcatgatcatgatcgtcagcatgatcatagtcaccaTAATCATAATCCTTTTGGTCACCGCtatcatggttatgatagcGACaagaccatggtcatgatggtctttatagtcactatgatcatggtcatcaTGGTCACCAcaatcatagtcatgatggtcatgatgatcataatgatcatggtcatcgTGGTCAGTACGATCATGATTATGAtggtcattatggtcactatgatcatgctcATGATAGTCATTATTatcacggtcatgatggtcactatgatcatggtcatgatagttaCCAcaatcatggttatgatggtcatcaTGGTCACTATGCTCATGCTCATGATAGACATTattatcatggtcatgatggtcaccatagTCATgctcataatgatcaccatgatcatattcATGATCGTCgtgatggtgaccatgatcatggtcatgatggtcagcatgatcgtGGTTATTATGGTCTCCATGATcctagtcatgatggtcactatgaccatggtcatgatggtcaccatgactaCGGTCATGAtgatgaccatggtcatggtcatgatagtcaccatgctCAGGGTCTTGATGGTCtctatgaccatggtcatgatggtcaccatgatcgaatcatgatggtcaccatgatcatagtcattatggtcactatgacaatagtcatgatggtcaccatgatcatagtcattatggtcactatgacaatagtcatgatggtcaacatgattatggtcgtgatggtcaccatgatcatggtcatgatgatcacttTGATCATAGTCGTGATGGACACCAaaatcatggttatgatggacACCGTGACCAtagtcatgatgatcactatgatcatagtcatgatgatCAATATGATAAtagtcatgatgatcactatgatcataTTCGTGATGGACACCAggatcatggtcgtgatggtcaccatgatcatggtcatagtggtcatgatggtcaccatgatcctagtcatgatgatcactatgatcatagtcgtGATGGACACCaggatcatagtcatgatggacaccgtgatcatagtcatagcgtttatgatggtcactatgatcctagtcattatggtcactatgaccatggtcacaatggtcaccatgactaaggtcattatggtcacaatgatcatggtcatgatggtcaccatgatcgtggtcatgattttcaccatgatcatagtcatgatggtcactatgatcacggtcataatgatcatgatggtcattatggtcactataATCATGCTCATGATAGTCATTattatcatggtcatgatggtcactatgatcatggtcatgatagttaCCAcaatcatggttatgatggttaTCATGGTCACTATGCTCATGCTCATGATAGTCATTattatcatggtcatgatggtcaccatggtcatgctcataatgatcaccatgatcatattcATGATCGTcatgatggtgaccatgatcatggtcatgatggtcagcatgatcgtGGTTATTATGGTCTCCATGATcctagtcatgatggtcactatgaccatggtcatgatggtcaccatgactaCTTTCATGATGATGACCATGACTACGGTCATGATGATGACCatgatgatggtcatgatagtcaccatgctcagagtcatgatggtcactatgacaatagtcatgatggtcactatgatcatggtcgtgatggtcaccatgatcatagtcatagtagtcatgatggtcaccatgatcatgatcatgatgatcacTTTGATCATAGTCGTGATGGACACCaggatcatggtcatgatggacaccgtgatcatagtcatgatgattactatgatcatagttCGTGATGGACACCaggatcatggtcataatggacaccgtgatcatagtcatagtgctcataatggtcactatgatcctagtcatgatggtcactatgaccatggtcataatggtcaccatgactacggtcatgatggtcacaatgatcatggtcgtgatggtcaccatgatcatggtcatagtggtcatgatggtcaccatgattctactcatgatgatcactatgatcatagtcgtGATGGACACCaggatcatggtcatgatggacaCCGTGATCATagtgttcatgatggtcactatgatcctagtcattatggtcactatgaccatggtcataatggtcaccacgactacggtcatgatggtcacgatgatcgtggtcattatggtcaccatgatcatagtcatgacgGTCACTATGATAAAGTCATGACGGTCACTATGATaaagttatgatggtcaccatgaccatggtcattaTAGTCACCATGACGATGGTCGTGATTGTTACCATAGTcttgatggtcagcatgatcatggtcacgatgatcattatgatcatggtcatgatggtcataatggtcacctagatcatggttatgatggtcatcatactcatggtcataatggttaccatgaCCATAGTCGTGGGGGTTACTATTATTTCGGTgataatggtcatgatagtgaccatgatcatgatcatagtcatgatggtcacgatGACTATGGTCATGATtttcaccatgatcatggtcatgatggtcactataatcatggtcataatggtcatgatagtgaccatgatcatagtcatgattgtaaccatgatcatggtcatgatggtcaccatgatcatagtcatgacgGTCACTATGATAaattcatgatggtcactatgaccatggtcattaTAGTCACCATGACGATGGTCGTGattgtcaccatgatcatggtcatagtgGTCACGATGGACACCAAGGTcctagtcatgatggtcactatgaccatggtcataatggtcattaTGACTACGctcatgatggtcacaatgatcatggtcataatggtcatgatagtgaccatgatcatagtcatgatggtcactatgaccatggtcataatggtcactatgactacgctcatgatggtcacaatgatcatggtcataatagtcatgatagtgaccatgatcatagtcatgattgtaaccatgatcatggtcatgatgatctcAATGaccatagtcataatggtcaccatgatcatagtcatgatggtcactatgaccatggtcattatagtcaccatgaccatggtcaatATAGTCACCATGACgatggtcgtgatggtcactatgaccgtggtcataatggtcaccatgactacggtcatgatggtcacaatgatcatggtcatgatggtcaccatgatcatggtcatgatggacaccatgatcatagtcgtGATGGTCACGATGACTATGGTCATGATtttcaccatgatcatggtcatgatggtcactataatcatggtcataatggtcatgatagtgaccataatcatagtcatgatggtaaccatgatcatggtcatgatggtcaccatgattatagTCATGA
This sequence is a window from Microplitis mediator isolate UGA2020A chromosome 3, iyMicMedi2.1, whole genome shotgun sequence. Protein-coding genes within it:
- the LOC130665883 gene encoding histidine-rich glycoprotein-like, with translation MIVVMMITMTMVMMVDMIMVIIVNMTMVMVDHGGHDGQYDHGRNGHHDHGYDGHYNHGYDDHGYNGHYDHGHDSHHDLSNDDHHDHGYDSHFDQGYYVQHDNDYDGQHDYGHQDHVYDSRNGHHVHGCDGHYNYGHDDHNDHGHHGHHEHRHNGHDGHDRQDHGHDGLYSHYDHGHHGHHNHSHDGHDDHNDHGHRGQYDHDYDGHYGHYDHAHDSHYYHGHDGHYDHGHDSYHNHGYDGHHGHYAHAHDRHYYHGHDGHHSHAHNDHHDHIHDRRDGDHDHGHDGQHDRGYYGLHDPSHDGHYDHGHDGHHDYGHDDDHGHGHDSHHAQGLDGLYDHVMMVTMIMVVIVTMIMDHGHDGHRDHSHDDYYDHSHNGHHDSDYDGLYDYGHDSHHNHGHNSFDDHGCDGHYDYGRDGHSSTHYYDRYGRDGIHYH